In Sphingobacterium zeae, one genomic interval encodes:
- the prmA gene encoding 50S ribosomal protein L11 methyltransferase — protein MKYIEVIFQMRSGEEWQKDLLISDLADIGFDTFEDTESGFAAYIPAANLDLQALETLMMQPYEGLEVDYKVQEIENQNWNKLWESNFNPIEVGGQCYVRATFHAARTEFPYEIIIDPKMSFGTGHHQTTSMMLQYILENDFSRKQVLDMGCGTGILAILASKKGADAVLAVDYDEICVESVIENRVLNHVEDIKALCGSYELLEGRSFDVILANINRNILLEQLPQYGLSIHTGGELYLSGFYEQEDLPILIDAATLLGFEFISNKVLNNWCAAKFVKR, from the coding sequence ATGAAATACATAGAGGTTATCTTTCAAATGCGATCAGGTGAAGAGTGGCAAAAGGATTTGTTGATATCTGATTTAGCTGATATTGGCTTTGATACTTTTGAGGATACCGAATCTGGATTTGCAGCCTATATTCCGGCTGCAAATCTTGACTTGCAGGCGTTAGAAACGTTGATGATGCAGCCGTATGAAGGTTTAGAGGTCGATTATAAAGTGCAGGAAATAGAAAATCAGAATTGGAACAAACTCTGGGAAAGTAACTTTAACCCAATTGAGGTTGGTGGACAATGCTACGTGCGCGCCACTTTTCATGCGGCAAGAACGGAATTTCCATACGAAATTATTATAGACCCGAAGATGTCTTTCGGAACAGGTCACCATCAGACAACGTCGATGATGCTCCAGTATATTTTGGAGAATGATTTTAGTAGAAAGCAAGTTTTGGACATGGGCTGTGGTACAGGAATCCTGGCAATTCTGGCATCAAAGAAGGGAGCTGACGCTGTATTGGCGGTAGATTATGATGAAATTTGTGTGGAAAGTGTAATTGAAAATAGAGTGCTTAATCATGTTGAGGATATTAAGGCGCTCTGTGGGTCTTACGAGCTATTGGAAGGTCGGAGCTTTGATGTAATTTTGGCAAATATTAATCGTAATATATTGTTAGAGCAATTGCCGCAATATGGGCTGAGTATCCACACAGGAGGAGAGTTATACCTAAGTGGTTTCTATGAGCAAGAAGATTTACCAATCTTAATAGATGCAGCGACATTATTAGGTTTTGAGTTTATCTCCAATAAGGTTTTAAACAATTGGTGTGCAGCCAAATTTGTGAAACGGTAA
- the tpiA gene encoding triose-phosphate isomerase, which yields MRKKIVAGNWKMNLDYQSGLSLFSEIINMAKDEVIGNQELVVCSPFIHLSSLGQLSKNVANVNIGAQNIHQAESGAYTGEISASQVKSVGASHVILGHSERRAYFGETDALLASKVDIALKHSLAPIFCIGETKEERESGAFFDVIKTQLTAGLFHLSKEEFGAVVLAYEPVWAIGTGLTASPEQAQEVHNFIRKVLADHYGQEVADDTSILYGGSCNPGNAKELFAQADIDGGLIGGASLKSRDFIDIAKVFNG from the coding sequence ATGCGTAAAAAAATCGTAGCTGGTAATTGGAAAATGAATTTGGACTATCAATCAGGATTAAGTTTATTTTCCGAAATTATCAATATGGCCAAAGATGAAGTGATTGGAAATCAAGAATTGGTTGTGTGCAGCCCATTTATCCATTTGTCAAGTCTCGGACAACTGTCTAAAAATGTGGCAAATGTAAATATCGGTGCACAGAATATTCATCAAGCTGAGTCTGGAGCCTATACAGGTGAAATTTCAGCGTCTCAGGTAAAATCAGTCGGTGCTTCACATGTTATTTTAGGCCATTCCGAAAGACGTGCTTATTTTGGTGAAACAGATGCATTATTGGCATCAAAAGTAGATATTGCTCTGAAACATAGCTTAGCTCCAATTTTTTGTATTGGAGAAACAAAGGAAGAACGTGAATCTGGTGCTTTCTTCGATGTTATTAAAACACAATTGACTGCGGGCTTATTCCACTTGTCGAAAGAAGAGTTTGGAGCAGTTGTGTTGGCGTATGAACCTGTATGGGCTATTGGTACGGGATTAACAGCGAGTCCTGAGCAAGCACAGGAGGTACATAATTTCATCCGTAAGGTTCTCGCTGATCACTATGGCCAGGAGGTTGCTGATGATACGAGTATTCTTTATGGAGGATCTTGTAATCCTGGCAATGCGAAAGAGCTATTTGCTCAGGCAGATATTGACGGTGGTTTGATTGGAGGGGCATCTTTAAAATCTAGAGATTTTATTGATATCGCTAAAGTATTTAACGGCTAA
- a CDS encoding Mur ligase domain-containing protein encodes MRIHFIAVGGSVMHNLAISLAKQGHQVTGSDDQIVEPSRSHLIEAGLLPDQLGWFDERVTEDIDAVILGAHAQADNPELKRAQALGLKIYSFPEFIQELSQDKIRVVIAGSYGKTTITSMVMHVMRFLGKEFDYLVGAQLRGFDKLVDITKHNKIIIIEGDEYVSSKIDPKSKFLYYKPNIALISGIMWNEFNSKISQEEYIKQFEDFIDSIPPKGTLIYNKEDLVLQKVLQDTKDCKINRHGYKIPDYTINKGVTYINTPDGDVPLQVFGKHNLSNIAGAYTICEWLGIKKKEFFEAIKSFNTSIRYLEFVASSEGSVVYQDYACNADKVKSSIHAVKEQFPNQKLVTIIELNSYDSLDSSFLLQYANSMRESDVSVVYVNINSCKELNKDIESVPINIKDSFNSPDLEVVVSLDGLYSFLDGVKSKGYNLLLMSLNNYNGVNLSVLADRFFRDF; translated from the coding sequence ATGCGGATTCATTTTATAGCGGTAGGTGGTAGTGTGATGCATAACCTTGCTATTTCATTGGCAAAACAAGGGCATCAAGTAACAGGTTCAGACGATCAGATCGTGGAGCCTTCTCGTTCTCATCTAATTGAAGCAGGATTACTTCCTGATCAACTCGGGTGGTTTGACGAAAGAGTGACTGAGGATATCGATGCTGTTATCTTAGGAGCACATGCACAAGCTGATAATCCTGAGCTAAAGCGGGCACAAGCATTGGGTCTCAAAATTTATTCTTTTCCAGAATTTATTCAAGAGCTTTCGCAAGATAAAATTAGAGTAGTTATTGCTGGGAGTTACGGTAAGACAACTATTACGAGCATGGTCATGCACGTGATGCGATTCTTAGGTAAAGAATTTGACTATTTAGTAGGAGCGCAGCTAAGAGGCTTTGATAAGTTGGTGGATATCACCAAACATAACAAGATTATTATTATCGAAGGAGATGAATATGTTTCATCTAAGATTGACCCTAAATCTAAATTCTTGTATTATAAACCCAACATAGCCCTGATTTCGGGTATTATGTGGAATGAGTTTAATTCGAAAATATCCCAAGAGGAATATATTAAACAATTTGAAGATTTTATTGATTCAATTCCGCCTAAAGGTACGCTAATATATAATAAAGAAGACCTCGTTTTACAGAAAGTACTGCAAGATACGAAAGATTGTAAGATCAATAGACATGGTTATAAAATTCCTGATTATACGATTAATAAAGGTGTAACGTATATCAATACGCCAGATGGTGATGTTCCATTGCAGGTATTCGGTAAGCACAACCTATCTAATATTGCAGGAGCATATACGATTTGCGAATGGTTGGGAATTAAAAAGAAAGAATTCTTTGAAGCGATCAAAAGCTTTAATACTTCGATTCGCTATTTGGAGTTTGTTGCAAGTTCTGAAGGATCTGTGGTGTATCAGGATTATGCTTGTAATGCGGATAAAGTCAAGTCAAGTATTCATGCCGTAAAAGAACAGTTTCCTAATCAGAAATTGGTCACAATTATTGAATTAAACTCGTATGATAGTTTAGATTCATCGTTTTTGTTACAATATGCGAACTCTATGAGAGAGTCGGATGTATCTGTAGTTTACGTGAATATAAATTCCTGTAAAGAACTTAATAAAGATATAGAAAGTGTCCCTATTAATATCAAGGATAGTTTTAATAGCCCTGATTTAGAGGTTGTTGTAAGCTTAGATGGACTCTATTCTTTTTTGGACGGTGTCAAGTCAAAGGGATACAATTTACTTCTTATGAGTTTAAATAATTATAATGGGGTTAATCTATCAGTGCTGGCTGATCGATTTTTTAGGGATTTTTAG
- a CDS encoding peptide MFS transporter yields MGRLNGDIANSPSTDFFKSNVLGQRSGLFVLFFTEMWERFSFYGMRVLLMQFLTAAVIQGSPFSGWSWTAQQAGALYGTYAMMLYLTPILGGIIADKYIGSRKAVIIGSAIMTLGHAAMAFDTSIMFFFGLFCLVIGTGFFKPNMPSILGEMYKDLPEKKDGAYTIFYMGVNAGAFFGMMLCGYIAETYGWHWGFGLAGIFMLLGTLQFVFAKPLMGNLGVLNKSVAEGQKVVTEDTDTRNPFTLRDYVLIAVVSIIGFVYAFNDPLSKNGIVDVFSRLDTPFLRGQYIMVIVALILFVYLIVTRILRYDKVVRDRMFAVVLLAFFLVFFFMSFEQGATSLVIVARDNIDRVLSGAALTTFNVVNGLLTIVPLSIITWVLIKLAKVTWNKIAISNIVLFICFGLIWGAAIWMLYKEFNKEASEIKVSWFSILNSFFIIALASSVSKIWESKYNPSAAFKYGFGLILVAIGFLIIGLGSMGISQGTKISMVFLVLTYLFHTLGELFISPVGLSYVSKLVPARMLAFMFGIWYLAIAIAQKVAAVLGGQVETIQEEHSLSYFFFLFTAIPALAGLLVMLFNPLIKRLMHGIK; encoded by the coding sequence ATGGGGAGATTAAACGGGGATATTGCTAATAGCCCGTCGACTGATTTTTTTAAATCAAATGTGTTAGGACAGCGTTCGGGACTCTTTGTCCTATTCTTTACTGAGATGTGGGAGCGTTTTTCGTTCTACGGAATGCGCGTACTCTTAATGCAGTTTCTAACTGCAGCTGTCATTCAAGGTAGTCCATTCTCGGGATGGTCCTGGACAGCTCAACAAGCAGGTGCCCTTTATGGTACATATGCTATGATGCTCTACTTAACGCCTATTCTAGGAGGTATTATTGCAGATAAATATATCGGATCACGTAAAGCAGTTATCATTGGTTCAGCTATTATGACGCTTGGACATGCTGCGATGGCTTTTGATACCTCTATCATGTTTTTCTTTGGGTTATTTTGTCTAGTTATCGGAACAGGCTTTTTTAAACCCAACATGCCCTCTATTCTTGGAGAAATGTATAAAGATCTGCCCGAGAAAAAAGATGGTGCTTATACTATTTTCTACATGGGAGTGAATGCTGGTGCTTTCTTTGGCATGATGTTATGTGGATATATTGCTGAAACCTATGGTTGGCACTGGGGATTTGGATTGGCTGGTATCTTTATGCTTTTGGGAACATTGCAGTTCGTTTTCGCAAAACCGCTAATGGGCAATCTGGGTGTTTTGAATAAGTCTGTGGCTGAAGGGCAGAAAGTTGTTACGGAGGATACCGATACCAGAAATCCATTTACCCTGCGTGATTATGTATTGATAGCTGTAGTCTCTATTATTGGTTTTGTATACGCTTTTAACGATCCCTTGTCTAAGAATGGTATTGTGGACGTATTTTCTCGTTTGGATACTCCTTTTTTAAGAGGTCAGTATATCATGGTAATCGTAGCGTTGATTCTTTTTGTATATCTGATTGTTACTCGAATATTGCGTTACGATAAAGTGGTTAGAGACCGTATGTTTGCCGTAGTACTACTAGCCTTTTTCCTGGTGTTCTTTTTTATGAGTTTTGAACAAGGAGCAACGTCATTGGTTATTGTGGCAAGAGATAATATTGATCGAGTCCTTAGCGGGGCTGCATTGACAACTTTTAATGTGGTGAATGGCTTGTTAACCATCGTCCCTCTTTCAATTATTACTTGGGTTCTGATCAAATTGGCAAAAGTAACCTGGAATAAAATCGCGATCTCCAATATCGTCTTGTTCATTTGTTTTGGCTTGATTTGGGGGGCTGCTATTTGGATGTTATACAAAGAATTTAACAAGGAGGCGTCAGAAATTAAAGTCTCTTGGTTTTCAATCCTAAACTCATTTTTTATTATTGCACTTGCTTCTTCCGTATCCAAAATTTGGGAGTCCAAATACAATCCATCTGCGGCTTTTAAATATGGCTTTGGTCTGATCTTGGTTGCGATTGGGTTTTTGATTATTGGATTAGGATCGATGGGAATAAGTCAAGGTACTAAAATCTCGATGGTATTTTTGGTGCTAACGTATTTGTTCCATACATTGGGTGAATTATTTATTTCGCCTGTAGGTCTATCTTATGTATCGAAATTAGTGCCCGCACGTATGCTTGCTTTTATGTTTGGAATCTGGTATTTGGCAATCGCCATTGCGCAGAAGGTTGCGGCCGTATTAGGAGGACAGGTAGAGACCATTCAAGAGGAACATTCATTGAGCTACTTTTTCTTCTTGTTTACTGCAATTCCAGCTTTAGCAGGCTTGCTAGTAATGCTGTTTAATCCTTTGATTAAGCGATTGATGCACGGAATTAAATAA
- a CDS encoding putative sugar nucleotidyl transferase, with protein sequence MKISFTDCFDAIHMLDRHISNLTTFNKKALYPLTFIKSCLDLRVGVLTLREKWKKIGSTYSVQFVGNWDHEEGLIFVSENLVPSTALMEALKKIDIGEVLVQDGYVLCCRYTCTGFYRVTEIGCDVSILKGVEDLFLLNGPEITRDFDLLIEDVKLPCISETNQVLGNHIFIAHNVSMECATLNSLHGPIYIDEGVTIMEGAHLRGPLYLGRGSVVKMGTTIYGNVSVGEQAVVGGEIGNSVIGDFSAKGHHGYLGCSVIGDWCNLGAGTSNSNLKNNLKTVAIYDYALNRDRDTGLLKCGSFIGDYTRIGINSALNTGTVIGLASMLADTSFYAKFVPSFAWVFGGRTETYEFDKFIAYLEALYASKGKVLTEQIKDKLIQLNKKYN encoded by the coding sequence GTGAAAATCTCCTTTACCGATTGCTTTGATGCTATCCATATGTTGGACAGGCATATTTCCAATTTGACTACTTTCAACAAAAAGGCTCTTTATCCCCTCACTTTCATTAAATCTTGTTTAGATCTGCGGGTCGGTGTGCTCACTTTACGAGAAAAATGGAAAAAAATAGGTTCTACATATAGTGTTCAGTTCGTTGGCAACTGGGATCATGAGGAAGGGCTTATATTTGTATCCGAAAATCTTGTTCCTTCAACTGCATTAATGGAAGCGTTAAAAAAAATCGATATTGGTGAAGTACTGGTGCAGGATGGCTATGTGTTATGTTGTCGTTATACTTGTACTGGCTTTTACCGCGTAACGGAAATAGGATGTGATGTTAGTATTTTAAAAGGAGTCGAAGACCTGTTTTTATTGAATGGCCCGGAAATAACAAGGGATTTTGATTTGTTGATTGAAGATGTTAAGTTGCCATGCATATCTGAAACAAATCAAGTGCTGGGTAATCATATTTTTATTGCGCATAATGTTAGCATGGAATGTGCAACACTTAATTCACTTCACGGTCCAATATATATTGATGAAGGTGTTACAATCATGGAAGGAGCTCATTTACGTGGTCCTTTATACCTTGGGAGAGGATCGGTTGTAAAAATGGGAACTACCATTTATGGTAATGTTTCTGTGGGAGAACAGGCGGTGGTCGGTGGAGAGATCGGTAATTCGGTTATTGGTGACTTTTCGGCTAAGGGGCATCATGGTTATCTAGGCTGCTCAGTCATCGGGGATTGGTGTAATCTGGGGGCAGGAACATCCAATTCTAATCTAAAGAATAACTTGAAAACGGTCGCTATTTATGATTATGCGTTAAATCGCGACAGGGATACGGGGCTGTTAAAGTGTGGATCATTTATTGGTGATTATACGCGTATCGGCATTAATTCGGCTTTAAATACGGGTACTGTAATTGGTCTTGCAAGCATGCTGGCAGATACAAGTTTTTATGCTAAATTTGTACCGTCATTTGCCTGGGTGTTTGGAGGGCGTACAGAGACCTACGAATTTGATAAATTCATAGCATATTTGGAGGCTTTATATGCTTCGAAAGGGAAGGTGCTCACAGAGCAGATTAAAGATAAATTGATTCAACTTAACAAGAAATATAATTAA
- a CDS encoding type B 50S ribosomal protein L31: protein MKKDLHPSNYRLVVFKDMSNDYAFITKSCVDTKETITWEDGNEYPVVKLEISHTSHPFYTGKMKLVDTAGRIDKFRSRYNKK from the coding sequence ATGAAAAAAGATTTGCATCCTTCAAATTACAGATTAGTTGTATTTAAAGATATGTCAAATGACTATGCTTTTATTACAAAATCTTGTGTTGATACTAAAGAAACTATCACATGGGAAGATGGTAATGAGTATCCAGTTGTAAAACTAGAGATCTCTCACACATCACACCCTTTCTATACAGGTAAAATGAAATTGGTTGATACTGCCGGTCGTATCGATAAATTCCGTAGCCGTTACAACAAAAAATAA
- a CDS encoding carbohydrate-binding family 9-like protein, with the protein MKKLTILPIAADLTKNLDYKTLSELMSDLKTQSLSCNNWSESFPYRPEVQFKIGYTAEYLVLQYEVIEEQLRGNYSEANQNVWEDSCVEFFVSFDGCKHYYNIEFNLIGTGLIGYGTAEKAARNRLDTSEIEKVRTFSLIMRNGSDKRWTMIEVIPLSIFKFDELVNLKGKKIHGNFYKCGDHLKQPHFISWNKIENPTPNFHLPQFFGEMVFG; encoded by the coding sequence ATGAAGAAATTGACTATTTTGCCTATTGCAGCTGATTTGACAAAAAATCTTGATTATAAGACCTTGTCAGAGCTCATGAGTGATCTCAAAACACAATCGCTGAGTTGTAACAACTGGAGCGAATCCTTTCCATACAGACCCGAAGTACAATTTAAAATTGGTTACACAGCGGAGTACCTAGTGTTGCAATACGAGGTCATCGAAGAACAGCTTCGCGGCAACTATTCTGAAGCCAATCAAAATGTATGGGAAGACAGCTGTGTGGAATTTTTTGTGTCATTTGATGGTTGTAAGCATTATTACAACATAGAATTTAATTTAATTGGAACTGGATTGATCGGTTATGGTACTGCCGAAAAAGCAGCAAGAAATAGGTTAGATACGAGTGAGATAGAAAAGGTTCGTACCTTTTCCTTAATAATGCGTAATGGTAGTGATAAGCGATGGACGATGATTGAGGTAATCCCGCTTTCTATATTTAAGTTTGACGAACTTGTAAACTTGAAAGGTAAAAAAATTCATGGTAATTTCTATAAATGTGGTGATCACCTCAAACAGCCACATTTTATCTCCTGGAATAAAATAGAAAATCCAACTCCTAATTTCCATCTGCCTCAATTCTTTGGCGAAATGGTTTTTGGTTAG
- a CDS encoding phosphotransferase enzyme family protein — protein MSDFNQLVIERAAKQFTLGGDIISVQPFGSGHINDTYRVMTTEYTQVSYLLQRINHHVFPNVDGLMHNIALVTKHLSEKVKVAKGKRVSDHVLTIVPTIDGNLYIQDDPGNYWRMFILIEDTKSYDIVETEIQAAEGGRAFGLFQKQLSDLDASLIIEVLPNFHNIDFRLENLRKAIAKDTCKRVALVKDRLDFIFSREDRMQTILQLGSKGKLPLRITHNDTKFNNVLLDHHDKMQCVIDLDTVMPGYVAYDFGDAIRTIINPVAEDEIDVSKISLNLALYKAYAEGYLEEANDFLTTLEKETLVDGAFLLPFMQGVRFLTDYLEGDHYYKTKYEDHNLVRTNTQLKLVEEMERNEAFMRKVVFDCI, from the coding sequence ATGTCTGATTTTAACCAATTAGTAATAGAGCGCGCAGCAAAACAATTCACATTAGGAGGAGATATCATTTCGGTGCAACCATTTGGTTCTGGTCATATCAACGATACTTACCGAGTAATGACTACTGAATATACCCAGGTATCGTACTTATTGCAACGGATTAATCACCATGTTTTCCCTAATGTGGATGGATTAATGCATAATATAGCGCTAGTTACCAAACATCTTAGCGAAAAAGTTAAAGTCGCAAAGGGCAAAAGAGTCAGTGATCACGTATTAACCATTGTCCCTACAATAGACGGGAATCTGTATATCCAAGATGATCCTGGAAATTATTGGCGTATGTTTATCTTAATTGAAGATACGAAGAGTTATGATATTGTAGAAACTGAAATTCAAGCAGCGGAGGGCGGGCGTGCTTTTGGTCTTTTCCAAAAGCAGTTGTCGGATTTGGATGCGTCACTGATCATTGAAGTTCTTCCTAACTTTCATAATATAGATTTTAGACTTGAAAATCTTCGGAAAGCGATTGCTAAAGACACCTGTAAGCGCGTAGCATTGGTGAAGGACAGATTAGATTTTATTTTTAGCCGCGAAGATCGGATGCAAACCATTCTTCAACTTGGTAGCAAGGGTAAACTTCCCCTGCGCATAACCCATAATGATACCAAGTTTAATAATGTGCTCTTGGATCATCATGATAAAATGCAATGCGTGATAGATTTGGATACGGTAATGCCTGGATATGTTGCGTACGACTTCGGTGATGCTATTCGGACGATTATAAATCCTGTTGCGGAAGATGAAATCGATGTATCTAAAATTAGCCTTAATTTGGCTTTGTATAAAGCTTATGCAGAAGGTTATCTCGAAGAAGCTAATGACTTTTTGACTACTTTGGAAAAAGAAACATTGGTAGATGGGGCTTTTTTATTGCCTTTTATGCAAGGCGTACGTTTTTTAACGGACTATTTGGAAGGCGACCATTATTACAAAACAAAGTACGAGGATCACAATCTCGTGCGTACGAATACGCAACTGAAGCTGGTAGAAGAGATGGAAAGGAATGAAGCGTTTATGCGTAAGGTTGTTTTTGATTGCATTTAA
- a CDS encoding helix-turn-helix domain-containing protein, with protein sequence MNALGKKIRLLRHQKGWSQEDVAKRLDISIPAFSKIETGITDVNLSRLNQISKLFNLTVVQLLSTSDSEEDKEYVNEVNALTQKLQQRDSEVIELQKKVIDLYEQLHKR encoded by the coding sequence ATGAATGCATTAGGAAAAAAAATCAGATTACTTAGACACCAAAAAGGGTGGAGTCAAGAGGATGTTGCAAAGCGATTGGATATCTCAATCCCAGCATTTTCTAAAATTGAAACAGGGATTACAGATGTGAATTTGTCTCGCCTGAATCAAATCTCAAAATTATTCAATTTGACAGTTGTTCAACTGTTATCTACTTCAGATTCTGAAGAAGATAAGGAATATGTAAATGAGGTAAATGCTTTGACGCAAAAATTACAACAACGCGATAGCGAAGTGATTGAATTGCAGAAGAAAGTTATTGACCTTTATGAGCAATTGCACAAGAGATAG
- a CDS encoding Gfo/Idh/MocA family protein produces the protein MDRRNFIRSTAITTAGIGVLSSTDLFAQTNGKIKIGFIGVGLRGRNHVQIALNRDDLEIVAICDTQEESLAQCRKQFNAKGTKLPKEYTGGKESYKKMLSSEKLDAVIIATPWQFHKDQSIDAMKAGLYVGCEVIAGLTVQDHWDVVKVSEETGKPYMTLENVAFRRDVLAVLNMHRQGLFGELLHLEGGYQHDLREVLFNDGKNYYGHGVEYGPKAISEAQWRTQFNIDQDGDLYPTHGLGPIMQFVDINKGNRFTHITSYSSKARGLAAYVNKVAPGHPNGKINYKNGDITQTMLQCANGETMLLTHDTHLPRPYSIGFRVQGTDGIWMDVAKGIHIEGKSKPHTWDPADEWVKKYDHPIWKKYEELANGSGHGGMDWFVFNAFIQSVKQKVQTPIDVYDSVTMSAVFPLSTESIAKGNSTLEFPDFTKGKWKTKKNTFMLDDSGM, from the coding sequence ATGGATAGAAGAAATTTCATAAGGTCGACTGCCATCACTACAGCTGGAATCGGTGTCCTTTCAAGTACAGACTTATTTGCACAAACAAATGGTAAGATAAAAATTGGGTTTATTGGCGTAGGTCTTCGAGGACGTAATCATGTGCAAATTGCACTAAATAGAGATGATCTAGAAATTGTGGCGATCTGTGACACTCAAGAAGAATCATTAGCCCAATGCCGTAAACAATTTAATGCAAAGGGAACTAAACTTCCAAAAGAATATACTGGCGGTAAAGAGTCTTACAAAAAGATGTTAAGCAGTGAAAAGTTAGATGCCGTTATTATTGCCACTCCTTGGCAGTTTCACAAAGACCAATCCATTGACGCAATGAAGGCAGGATTATATGTAGGCTGTGAGGTTATTGCCGGTTTAACTGTGCAAGATCATTGGGACGTTGTCAAAGTTTCCGAAGAAACCGGAAAACCTTACATGACATTGGAAAATGTAGCGTTTCGGCGCGATGTACTTGCTGTATTAAACATGCATAGACAGGGACTTTTCGGTGAATTATTACATCTTGAAGGGGGCTATCAACATGATTTACGTGAAGTGCTTTTCAACGACGGAAAAAATTATTACGGTCACGGAGTCGAGTATGGTCCAAAAGCAATTTCAGAGGCGCAATGGCGCACACAATTCAACATCGACCAAGACGGCGATCTTTACCCTACTCATGGTTTAGGCCCGATCATGCAATTTGTAGACATAAACAAAGGAAACAGATTCACGCATATTACTTCTTACTCAAGCAAAGCGCGTGGATTGGCGGCATATGTCAATAAAGTTGCACCAGGGCACCCTAATGGTAAAATCAATTACAAAAATGGGGATATCACTCAAACGATGTTACAATGTGCGAATGGAGAAACCATGCTATTGACGCACGATACACACTTACCAAGACCCTATTCTATCGGTTTTCGCGTACAAGGAACAGATGGAATTTGGATGGATGTTGCCAAGGGTATACATATCGAAGGTAAATCTAAACCGCACACGTGGGATCCTGCAGACGAATGGGTAAAGAAATATGACCACCCAATTTGGAAAAAATATGAAGAATTAGCAAATGGTTCTGGTCATGGCGGTATGGACTGGTTTGTATTCAATGCGTTCATTCAATCCGTGAAACAAAAGGTACAGACGCCAATTGATGTATACGATTCTGTAACCATGAGTGCAGTATTTCCTTTATCTACCGAGTCTATTGCGAAAGGAAATAGTACCTTGGAATTCCCTGATTTCACTAAAGGAAAGTGGAAAACCAAGAAAAACACTTTTATGTTAGATGATAGTGGAATGTAA